A genomic region of Catalinimonas niigatensis contains the following coding sequences:
- a CDS encoding sodium:solute symporter family protein, with protein sequence MHIIDILIFAVYMIAMLGVGFFFFSKNEGTEDYYVGGRKMSSWHIGLSVVATDVGGGFSVGLGGLGFVMGLSGAWMLFTGLIGAWLAAVFLIPLVKGNPAFAKFYTFPQIFGHFYDKKTALLAGLISAVGYTGFTSSQILAGAKLASGTFVDLDMNMALWVMGAVAVIYTVLGGIKAVIYTDTVQWIILMSGLIFIALPVAYTAVGGWEAITATVAPEMLSFTNISWQDLVNWGVTIIPIWFVAMTLYQRIYASRDEKTAKKAWFIAGLFEWPIMAFMGVCLGLLAKVGADQGMFDYLGAANVSATDPETGLPMLLRTVLPVGLMGLVMSAYFSAVLSTADSCLMAASGNIVSDLLCRLFPIKEEGKSFLLISQGVTLIIGVLAVGIAWKMTNVLSLMLYSYAFLVSGLLIPILGALFWKRGNSIAAFSSMLTGGIVTVGVSLIVPAEQMPLGLDGNVFGILSALLIFVTLSFVVPSNTVENKSLKYS encoded by the coding sequence ATGCACATTATTGATATCCTTATTTTTGCCGTCTACATGATTGCCATGTTGGGCGTTGGTTTTTTCTTTTTTTCTAAAAACGAAGGCACCGAAGATTATTATGTCGGAGGGAGAAAAATGAGCAGCTGGCATATTGGTCTTTCTGTGGTGGCTACCGATGTTGGTGGAGGTTTCTCTGTAGGCCTGGGTGGCCTGGGTTTCGTAATGGGTTTGTCGGGTGCCTGGATGTTATTCACCGGATTGATAGGAGCTTGGTTAGCTGCCGTATTTTTGATTCCCCTGGTCAAAGGAAATCCTGCATTTGCCAAATTTTATACCTTCCCTCAGATATTTGGTCATTTTTATGATAAAAAAACAGCCTTGCTCGCCGGATTAATATCAGCTGTTGGCTATACAGGTTTTACCAGCTCGCAAATTCTTGCCGGAGCTAAACTGGCTTCAGGAACATTTGTGGACCTGGATATGAATATGGCACTTTGGGTAATGGGTGCTGTAGCTGTAATATATACCGTACTGGGAGGTATCAAAGCAGTCATTTATACGGATACAGTACAATGGATCATTCTGATGTCGGGTTTGATATTTATCGCTCTTCCGGTAGCCTATACCGCAGTAGGGGGCTGGGAAGCAATCACAGCTACGGTGGCACCGGAAATGCTTTCATTTACCAATATCAGCTGGCAGGATCTGGTCAACTGGGGTGTCACCATCATACCCATCTGGTTTGTCGCCATGACTTTGTACCAAAGGATTTACGCATCCCGGGATGAGAAAACCGCCAAAAAGGCTTGGTTTATTGCCGGTCTGTTTGAGTGGCCCATCATGGCTTTTATGGGGGTCTGTCTGGGTTTGTTGGCCAAAGTTGGTGCCGACCAGGGAATGTTTGATTACCTGGGTGCTGCCAATGTTTCTGCCACCGATCCTGAAACCGGTCTACCCATGCTCCTGCGTACCGTTTTGCCGGTGGGTTTGATGGGGCTGGTGATGTCCGCTTATTTTTCAGCAGTACTGTCCACAGCAGATAGCTGCCTGATGGCGGCTTCAGGCAATATAGTTTCGGATTTGCTTTGCCGTTTATTTCCGATCAAGGAAGAAGGAAAATCATTCCTGCTTATATCCCAGGGAGTCACGCTGATTATAGGGGTATTGGCAGTAGGTATTGCCTGGAAAATGACCAATGTGCTGAGCCTGATGTTGTACTCCTATGCCTTTCTGGTTTCTGGTTTACTGATTCCCATATTAGGGGCTCTGTTTTGGAAAAGAGGGAACTCCATTGCTGCCTTTAGCTCTATGTTAACCGGTGGGATCGTAACGGTTGGGGTATCGCTTATTGTACCAGCTGAGCAGATGCCTCTGGGGCTGGACGGCAATGTATTCGGAATTTTGAGTGCCTTGCTGATCTTTGTGACTTTATCTTTTGTTGTTCCTAGTAACACAGTTGAAAACAAATCTTTGAAATATTCATAA
- a CDS encoding GNAT family N-acetyltransferase — protein MEFKFITAIDRATILVKNEIAEFLFAHLDEFGDNILDIKKCLDYALSNYPHQGGFSLLAKDAGQIVGAVVMCQTGMEGYVPENLLVYIAVHREYRGQGLGKQLMQKAIDMAKGDIALHVEPNNPAKILYEKLGFTNKYLEMRLQKK, from the coding sequence ATGGAATTTAAATTTATTACTGCCATTGACCGGGCTACCATTCTGGTAAAAAATGAAATCGCTGAATTTCTTTTTGCCCATCTGGATGAGTTCGGGGATAATATCCTGGACATCAAAAAATGTTTGGATTATGCACTCAGCAACTACCCTCATCAGGGTGGGTTTTCACTTCTCGCCAAAGACGCGGGGCAGATTGTAGGCGCTGTGGTGATGTGCCAGACGGGTATGGAAGGTTACGTACCGGAAAACCTATTGGTTTATATCGCTGTGCATCGTGAGTACCGTGGTCAGGGTTTGGGCAAGCAACTGATGCAAAAAGCCATTGACATGGCTAAAGGAGATATCGCTTTGCACGTGGAGCCAAACAATCCTGCCAAGATATTGTATGAAAAGTTGGGATTTACCAACAAGTAT